A section of the Campylobacter lanienae NCTC 13004 genome encodes:
- a CDS encoding metal ABC transporter ATP-binding protein → MKIQIENLSFGYDDGYIFENLNFSYDSKDFLAIIGPNGGGKSTLLRLMLGILEPKSGKVSIDSKSPKFSKELIGYVPQYIPVNKTFPMSVLEVVLMGRLRGGLFKFYSKADKNMAMQALEMVGMREFSSRGIGALSGGQRQRVYIARALVSGARILMLDEPTASIDTQGQAQIYSVLKEINQSNVGVIAISHDINMAINFASKVAYVSNGSVVLHDISNLDNRDFISHLSKDHTHFCDVELALNSCGCDKHKG, encoded by the coding sequence ATGAAAATTCAGATTGAAAACTTAAGTTTTGGCTATGATGATGGCTATATATTTGAGAATTTAAATTTCAGCTATGATAGCAAAGATTTTCTAGCAATTATTGGGCCAAATGGTGGCGGTAAAAGCACGCTTTTGCGTTTAATGCTTGGCATTTTAGAGCCTAAATCTGGTAAGGTTAGTATAGACTCTAAATCTCCTAAGTTCTCAAAAGAGCTAATAGGCTATGTCCCGCAATACATTCCGGTTAATAAAACCTTTCCTATGAGTGTTTTGGAGGTGGTGTTGATGGGGCGGCTTCGTGGTGGGCTATTTAAATTCTACTCAAAAGCTGATAAAAATATGGCTATGCAGGCTTTGGAAATGGTCGGTATGAGAGAGTTTAGCTCTAGGGGGATTGGGGCACTTAGTGGCGGCCAAAGGCAAAGAGTATATATAGCAAGAGCCTTAGTAAGCGGGGCTAGGATCTTAATGCTAGATGAGCCAACGGCCAGTATCGATACGCAAGGCCAAGCTCAAATTTATTCTGTATTAAAAGAGATAAACCAATCAAATGTAGGAGTAATTGCCATTAGCCACGATATAAATATGGCTATTAATTTTGCCTCTAAGGTCGCTTATGTGAGTAATGGTAGTGTGGTGCTTCATGATATTTCAAATTTAGATAATAGAGATTTTATAAGCCATCTTAGCAAGGATCATACGCATTTTTGCGATGTTGAGTTGGCGCTTAATAGCTGTGGTTGCGATAAGCATAAGGGGTGA
- a CDS encoding class I SAM-dependent methyltransferase: MREIWNKKSKTYPKFSPIMRPFEAEFFAFLDECGVSFADKSVIDIGAGTGVYSLHLAKMSKSVLALDISDSMLEILSLSAKEHNITNIQTANNQITDIKDRKFDIAFLTMSPALRSDEDFEIFYNLASKHIYMNWLKPRKSNLLELFNSNSNRPDMSAPIAKLEEFLKTKNIKFKSKIINENRTATRSLDDMVENLAWHLEISGQNYTKDEIKNKIINLAKGDEISESIATCVKVIVF, encoded by the coding sequence ATGCGTGAAATTTGGAATAAAAAGTCCAAAACATATCCTAAATTTAGCCCCATTATGCGTCCATTTGAGGCGGAATTTTTCGCTTTTTTGGATGAGTGTGGGGTTAGCTTTGCTGATAAAAGCGTAATTGATATAGGTGCTGGAACTGGTGTATATAGCTTACATTTAGCCAAAATGAGTAAGAGCGTTTTGGCCTTAGATATCAGTGATTCTATGCTTGAGATTTTAAGTTTAAGCGCCAAAGAACACAATATAACCAACATACAAACCGCAAATAACCAAATAACCGATATCAAAGATCGCAAATTTGATATAGCATTTTTGACTATGTCGCCCGCACTTAGGAGCGATGAGGATTTTGAGATATTTTATAACCTTGCTAGTAAGCATATATATATGAATTGGCTCAAGCCTAGAAAATCAAATTTATTAGAGCTTTTTAATAGTAATTCCAATAGACCCGATATGTCAGCACCTATAGCTAAGCTTGAAGAGTTTCTAAAAACCAAAAATATCAAATTCAAATCCAAAATTATAAATGAGAATAGAACTGCCACAAGAAGCTTAGATGATATGGTAGAGAATTTGGCCTGGCATTTAGAGATTAGCGGCCAAAACTACACAAAAGATGAGATAAAAAACAAGATAATAAACCTAGCAAAAGGTGATGAGATCAGTGAGAGCATCGCCACTTGCGTGAAAGTTATAGTATTTTGA
- a CDS encoding metal ABC transporter solute-binding protein, Zn/Mn family: MMRLGLILAFLLAILNAKPVVSATILPVEYFIEQIGSNSVEITTIVKANADPHSFEPKVSDMKKLEFSDLFFAVGIEYEGVWLPKFSKAYPNLKIINTQANAHTPQDHDNHDGHDHEDEEHHGDHDGHDNHDHEEFDTHIWLDPILVKDQAKIIAQALSDEYPQNSQIYSQNLDKFNQEIDKLDSYIKDSLKDLKNRKFMVFHPSWGYFAKRYDLTQIAIESGGKEPKPAALARLIKRAKDENIKVIFISPGFSKKSAELIAKQTGAKLIEIDPLSKEWLENMYKIADIFKSSL; the protein is encoded by the coding sequence ATGATGAGATTAGGTTTGATTTTGGCATTTTTATTAGCTATATTAAACGCCAAACCCGTAGTGAGCGCTACTATCTTGCCTGTTGAGTATTTTATCGAGCAAATAGGCTCTAATAGCGTAGAGATCACCACCATAGTCAAGGCAAACGCCGATCCGCACTCATTTGAGCCAAAGGTAAGTGATATGAAAAAGCTAGAATTTAGCGATCTATTCTTTGCTGTTGGGATCGAGTATGAAGGGGTTTGGCTACCTAAATTTAGCAAAGCATATCCAAATTTAAAGATTATAAACACTCAAGCCAATGCTCATACGCCACAAGACCACGATAATCACGATGGCCACGATCACGAAGATGAAGAGCATCACGGCGATCACGATGGCCACGATAATCATGATCACGAAGAGTTTGATACTCACATTTGGCTAGATCCTATACTGGTAAAAGACCAAGCCAAGATAATAGCCCAAGCATTAAGCGATGAGTATCCGCAAAATTCTCAAATTTATAGCCAAAATTTGGATAAATTCAATCAAGAAATTGATAAATTAGATAGCTATATAAAAGATAGTTTAAAAGATTTAAAAAATAGAAAATTTATGGTTTTTCACCCTTCGTGGGGATATTTTGCTAAGCGATATGATCTAACTCAAATAGCGATAGAATCAGGTGGTAAAGAGCCTAAACCAGCTGCTTTGGCTAGATTGATTAAAAGAGCTAAGGATGAGAATATCAAAGTTATTTTCATCTCACCAGGATTTAGCAAAAAATCAGCCGAGCTTATAGCTAAGCAGACAGGCGCAAAGCTAATCGAGATTGATCCACTATCAAAAGAGTGGCTAGAAAATATGTATAAAATTGCTGATATCTTCAAAAGTTCATTATGA
- a CDS encoding EAL domain-containing protein yields the protein MMNFLKIIMLFFAFAYLYFIIETGRVLLKADERLYDFYELKRLNKELFLQIDLQNIHTTMDKSEDSIDKINILLDKINSNFASKKLFYKIDNLLLLENLNTKIKSQIDIIRNYYILRQDISKNLVELNKNLSNTTDIKEMSKAYALLMNSRFLNDFDRDKFDLYLTDLIGKKQSEFDYHFLSMIQSVNDSLISIPNLQIQNYNLHIERQIQDLLNSSIKNFNSAIYAIIISSAFLLMIVIFIVGRNSTLTSLYKASKLKLKQLKYLIDSNPNQIIILDKFGKISSVNDSFTHATNIKPHKIIGKELSALNMNMQGIDIFDDVSQTKEVQSYNEFVSKSNDGVLIYENIVAIPMLDEFNDINGALILKRDITKERLIRKELNFKNSQLQESSNIDNLTGLRNLSALNDAIKNNQNGVLIYLMIANFANLRFFYRSDMIDKIFIAIANSIKLAIKTYRIDASAYRMQLDEFCIWYKGDNIKKDIKYLLEYFKSKNITIQTEDGFEVLPNISITIGISSNSDKPSLNRLTQGILAAQEAKEKELDFSFYNHDNIIEKSYQKNATVTRLIQYALNENRVIVECQGIFDIRSSKPTISSYEVLIRILDQQNQIHYPNEFLSVAKLTSLYLALTKQVINRVFELLERFGDQKRFSINLSSVDMLNEPVKNLFLHKLSLCSNPTNLTIEILESEGVDDYDAINPFIQEIKNYGCKLSLDDFGSGYSNYYRMLELNIDYIKIDGSIISKLPFDKNAQSVVMTIVEFAKRQGYETVAEFVSTPQILEIVKNLGIDYAQGYLLARPVLPNNIE from the coding sequence ATGATGAATTTTTTAAAAATTATAATGCTGTTTTTTGCATTTGCGTATCTATATTTTATTATAGAAACTGGTAGAGTCCTGCTAAAAGCAGATGAAAGACTATATGATTTTTATGAGCTTAAAAGATTAAATAAAGAGCTATTTTTACAAATTGACCTTCAAAATATCCACACAACAATGGATAAAAGCGAAGATAGCATAGATAAAATCAATATTCTATTAGACAAAATAAACTCAAATTTTGCAAGCAAAAAGCTATTTTATAAGATTGATAATCTTTTGCTTTTAGAGAATTTAAATACCAAAATCAAAAGTCAAATAGATATAATCCGCAACTACTACATACTTCGCCAAGATATATCCAAAAATTTAGTTGAGCTAAACAAAAATCTTTCCAATACCACAGATATAAAAGAGATGAGCAAGGCGTATGCGTTGCTGATGAATTCAAGATTTTTAAATGATTTTGATAGAGATAAATTTGATCTATATTTAACTGATTTAATCGGCAAAAAGCAATCAGAGTTTGACTATCACTTTTTATCCATGATACAAAGCGTCAATGATAGCCTAATCTCAATCCCAAATTTACAAATCCAAAACTACAATCTACATATAGAGCGTCAAATTCAAGATCTTTTAAATAGCTCTATTAAGAATTTTAACTCAGCTATATACGCCATCATCATTAGCTCGGCATTTTTGCTGATGATAGTTATATTTATAGTAGGTAGAAATAGCACCCTAACTTCTTTATATAAAGCTAGCAAACTCAAGCTCAAACAGCTAAAATATCTAATAGATAGCAATCCTAATCAAATAATAATCCTAGACAAATTTGGCAAAATTTCTAGCGTCAATGACTCATTTACCCACGCTACAAATATTAAACCACACAAAATAATAGGCAAAGAGCTAAGTGCCCTAAATATGAATATGCAAGGTATCGATATCTTCGATGATGTCAGCCAAACCAAAGAGGTTCAATCATATAATGAATTTGTAAGCAAATCAAACGATGGAGTATTGATCTATGAAAATATAGTAGCCATCCCAATGCTCGATGAATTCAACGATATAAATGGCGCTTTAATCTTAAAACGAGATATAACCAAAGAAAGACTCATAAGAAAAGAGCTAAATTTCAAAAACTCCCAACTCCAAGAGAGCTCAAATATAGATAATCTCACAGGATTAAGAAACCTTAGTGCGCTAAATGACGCTATCAAAAATAATCAAAATGGTGTATTGATATATCTTATGATTGCAAATTTTGCGAATTTGAGATTTTTTTATCGGTCTGATATGATAGATAAGATATTTATAGCTATAGCAAATTCCATCAAATTAGCTATAAAAACCTATAGAATCGACGCATCAGCATATAGAATGCAACTTGATGAGTTTTGTATCTGGTATAAAGGCGATAATATCAAAAAAGATATAAAATATCTTTTAGAATATTTCAAATCCAAAAATATCACCATCCAAACAGAAGATGGATTTGAAGTCTTACCAAATATATCAATCACCATAGGCATTAGCTCCAATAGCGATAAACCAAGCTTAAATAGATTAACCCAAGGGATATTAGCAGCTCAAGAAGCCAAAGAAAAAGAGCTAGATTTTAGCTTTTATAACCATGATAATATAATAGAAAAAAGCTACCAAAAAAACGCCACCGTAACAAGGCTAATCCAATACGCCTTAAATGAAAATAGAGTAATTGTCGAATGTCAAGGGATATTTGATATTAGATCCTCTAAGCCTACAATCAGCTCTTATGAGGTCTTAATCCGTATCCTAGATCAACAAAACCAAATTCACTATCCTAATGAATTTTTAAGCGTAGCTAAGCTAACTTCGCTATATCTAGCACTTACTAAGCAAGTTATTAATAGAGTTTTTGAGCTTTTAGAGAGATTTGGGGATCAAAAGAGATTTTCTATCAATCTCTCAAGCGTAGATATGCTAAATGAACCGGTCAAAAATCTCTTTTTACACAAACTAAGCCTATGCTCAAACCCAACAAACCTAACTATAGAAATTCTAGAAAGCGAAGGCGTAGATGACTATGATGCGATAAATCCATTTATCCAAGAGATTAAAAATTATGGTTGTAAGCTTAGTCTTGATGACTTTGGTAGTGGGTATTCTAACTACTATAGAATGCTTGAATTAAATATAGATTATATCAAAATAGATGGCTCCATCATATCCAAATTACCATTTGACAAAAATGCTCAAAGCGTTGTCATGACTATTGTAGAATTTGCCAAACGACAAGGCTATGAGACTGTGGCTGAGTTTGTCTCTACTCCACAAATTTTAGAGATTGTCAAAAATCTAGGCATAGACTATGCGCAAGGCTATCTATTAGCTAGGCCGGTATTGCCAAATAATATAGAATAA